The nucleotide sequence AAGCTGTAGAAGATAGTAAGGTTTCCCTTTACAGCTTCTGCAGCACCTAAGGGTGACCTCTGAACTTGAAAGGAATTGTATGGAAGAATTTCTCCAGttataaacaattaaaaaaaaaaattcaacatgGTTTTGTCCCAGAGGTGCAGCCAGTGACAGATTTCTAAGTAGAAAAAACATAAATCCTCTTTCTGTAGAAATAACTTTGCTTATTAATTTGTTGTATGAAAGTACAGTGCTTTTTTGGAATGGGTTGGATGTTCTCGCTACCTGTTGTTTCAGTGTCATTTCAGTGCATTATTGTAGGGGgacaaatgagaagaaaaatgctacTTTAATTGTTTcggtttttttaatatttaggGCATTTTATAAATGTGGCAGTTTAGAGCTGAgtgtttttctttaaccttttcTAGCAATATAGGCAGCCAATTTCCAGGCCAAGGTGTTCCTGCTGGATTTTCTATGTATCCTGCATTCAGTCCCTTACAGATGATCTGGTGGCAACAAATGTATGCACGTCAGTACTACATGCAATAGTAAGTCTGCATTATCTTGGGTAGTACTGAGTTACACTAAGGAAAGGAAGATAttaaaaaacttaaatattGTGTACAGGATCAAaatttatgtgtttattttgtctGGATATGCTGTTTTACACTCAGTTTTGTCCAGCAAATTATGAAATCTAGTTTTGGATTGGAATTAGTACATTAATAAGTAaagctttaaaggaaaatgcagtttgttttgATGTGTATTAcatctgaaattttgtttttattagtgtagaaaaaaaagacaagaaaaggcTTAAGAATTTTGCTGCATGTTTTTTGACAAACCagttttatgtttaaatttttaGCCAAGCTGCTGTTTCAGCCCAAGTGACTTCCAGCTCTGAGCCAGTGAGATCTGCAGTTGCCCAGGCTGTAAATTCGGAACACGCTCCTGCAAATgagcctgcagcagtgccaAATGTAGCCGTCCAGGAAAACAGGCCTGTAAACCCAAATGTTCAGATGAATGCACAGGGTGGCCCAGTAGTGAATGAGGAGGACTTCAACCGGGACTGGCTGGACTGGATGTACACGTTCTCTAGAGCAGCGATTCTTCTGAGCATTGTATACTTCTATTCTTCTTTCAGTTGATTTGTCATGGTAATGGGAGCCATGCTGCTGGTTTATTTGTGAGTACAACGGTTGAGTACAGCTGCAGGTCTGAAATGTGGAGTATGGTGCTAACGTATAAtcaatttaaactgaaaaattaccCAAATGCAGAAGTTCAGGCACTGCTCCTTTACAGTATGatgtatgtgttttgttttgttgtttttttttaaatattcaaacaAGTACAGAAGCTGACATAAAAATTGGATTCTCATAACACTTTTACAGTAAGTTGGGTACCACTTACACCTGAAACACAGTGCTCCTAAATATTGGTGATATTAACAGACcagtattacagaaaaatagaattttgGACTGGAAATTTAAAAGTGGGGCTGACGAAAGGGAAGTTCATGGAAGTCAAACATCTGCTCGACCTAAACATAAAACTCTTACCACTTggatataaaaggaaaattgcaGAGCTAAGAtaagttatttttgaaaaatgagttAGTGGATTTGTGCGTGAGTTGTTAGGTAGAGTTAAGGTAGTTCTACTGTAATGGTGAGTACCAGATCTGGTAGAATTGCAGGgacctaaatattttttttacaatatatCATAAAGACTTAAGCACTCTGTTATTAAGAAATACCAGTACAGTTGTCatcacatatataaaaatagttcAGTGATGTAAATAGAAATGGAAATCGGCAGTAATGCTTGATATTTTGAACTGATGCCATTCATTGAGAATTTCATTATGTTGTAGTCTCAGTCCTCGCAAGGACTGTTCTGTTTCTCATGCACATGTGATAGTTGAAATCAGAGTATAGACACTTGAAAGTTTATTTACAATGGTAACATGGTTCAAGCCTTAGCTGAAACTTACATTctctttttccagagaaaataaactttaaagtATGAAAACTAAGGCtctttgaaaattaatataacTTAAGTACCTAAATTTGGGGAGGAGACCCAACAAAAGTATTCTGCATATTTAATCACCTAATCATAGTAAATTAATAATCTTCTGGGACAGAGGGCTATGAACAGCTCTTTAGCAAGACTCTTCTTAATCCAGATGTCAAAGAATAGCCATTTGATCTAGAAGTAAGACTTACGGAAAAATATGCATACCTTCATTCATTTCAAAGTACTTGAAGAATTTGCTACGGTAGTTcactaaagcagaaaaatctttttgttcctttcaaaagagaggttttcagctgttctgttttcttacatAGGCACCAAGCTGGATGGTTCCCCTTTAGACAAGAGGGAGGCCAACAACAGGCAGCCAATAATGTGGAAGTGAACCGTGATGGCCAACATGCAAATAATCCGGATCTTGAAGAGATGGTAAGTAAGAGCAGACATGTCTTTTGAGACTCCTATGTATTATACTGCAAAGCATGCTGTAATGCCTGGACAAAAAGTCAACTTTTATGAAACATAGCCAGCTTAAACAGAGAGCTTTCAGTATTGTCCTCAGTGTTTAAATTCTGCTgcttaaattctgtatttttctagtCTGATAATTACTGATTGGCTCTACTTCAATCACAGACTTTCTTCGTGCTAGTTACTCGTCAGGAGGTTGTTCTCAGAGAAGTTACTTAATGTAGGAAGATACTGCTGGTTACCTTATATCAAGGCTCTGAAAAGCGGCAGTTGAATGGcttcaatttctgtttttaaaggaacGACTTATGGATGATGGGATTGATGAAGACAGCGGAGAAGATGCAGGTGAAGATGCCAatacagagcagcagcctggattTATGGCTTCTGCTTGGTCCTTTATCACAACCTTCTTCACATCACTCATCCCGGAAGGGCCTCCACAGGTTGgcaattaaaaatggaaaaggaactgTGTCAGGCAGCCTCAGTAGCCATACATAGAAGTGGAGCAGATTCTAGAGagtgttttaaatacagtgcAATTTCTGAAAATCTATAATGTTATCTTTTTGATTATGGTGtacaaaaatgtgtatttttttcgGCTTTCTCATGCATTGAACATTTTAAGCACAAGTGGACTactaaatgctttctttaagattcttctttttctgaagaataaaatgtaaagatATTGGTcttccatgttttattttaatttcatatgtGTATTATACGGAGGCAAAAAGCTTGTACTTAATCTGCACCATTACATCTTTAAAGagctgttaaaaatagaaatgttgaCGGACCTTTCCAAATGCTATCTATTCATCTGAATATCATTAATGTGTCATGCCAGTTCTATGCAGGGTATGAATTACTGCTTGAGATTAGGAGTTTACATCATTCCTGAAAGAATGCTGTGAACACAAGGATTACGTGTTAATGGCATAGTCTTCACACCACAAAATCCTAAGCCTCTTACACATTTAGAAAGGTAAAAGCCTTCTCTTGAGGCTATACTGAAGTTCATTAAAGTCGAAGATGTTTGACAGCTCTTCAAAGACAA is from Falco naumanni isolate bFalNau1 unplaced genomic scaffold, bFalNau1.pat scaffold_360_arrow_pat_ctg1, whole genome shotgun sequence and encodes:
- the LOC121082157 gene encoding LOW QUALITY PROTEIN: homocysteine-responsive endoplasmic reticulum-resident ubiquitin-like domain member 2 protein (The sequence of the model RefSeq protein was modified relative to this genomic sequence to represent the inferred CDS: substituted 1 base at 1 genomic stop codon), with amino-acid sequence GTVVNHVTVAKRSPTSTIFVFKNLDHSGSTAASPTNQEPSSTSLNTSADGVRHRNLPQAQSNPIPSHQFPYLMQGCPGLLQFTTSKSLGKELEILPKHAICSRSNIGSQFPGQGVPAGFSMYPAFSPLQMIWWQQMYARQYYMQYQAAVSAQVTSSSEPVRSAVAQAVNSEHAPANEPAAVPNVAVQENRPVNPNVQMNAQGGPVVNEEDFNRDWLDWMYTFSRAAILLSIVYFYSSFSXFVMVMGAMLLVYLHQAGWFPFRQEGGQQQAANNVEVNRDGQHANNPDLEEMERLMDDGIDEDSGEDAGEDANTEQQPGFMASAWSFITTFFTSLIPEGPPQVGN